In the genome of Telluria beijingensis, one region contains:
- a CDS encoding M20/M25/M40 family metallo-hydrolase, with protein MKPSLRLRHLPAMGVIAAALLAIPALAASPGNDPAALAKIRDTAMSSDYAWQRTEDMTDLIGPRLSGSPGAAAAVTQVAEAMRKLGARVTLQPVKVPHWVRGIETGELVDYTGRPQGVTQRVVLAALGGSGATPAEGLVAPVLVLKSFDELKTRAAEVKGKIVLFDVAFDQHMADRGLAGHAYGQGSAYRRNGPRMAAELGAVGALVRSVGGAAYRLPHTGSSGLVDGARIPAAAVTAEDSMLMARLARRGPLSMKLVLTPQNLPDADSFNVIADLPGTDKPDEIVIVSGHLDSWDLSPGAHDDAAAVASAMAVFDVLKKLDYRPRRTIRFIAWMNEENGQRGASTYLAAEQANAGKHFGAIESDNGVGRPFGLRASVMPQSVKLFAPLQAALQPIGANVFQRQDVLATGDLAGLERAGVPSFAPVVDTSSYFNYHHTPADTLDKVDPDILRRHVALMTATAWYLANMEQEIGRSSVPKP; from the coding sequence ATGAAACCCAGCCTCCGTCTCCGCCATCTGCCCGCCATGGGCGTCATCGCCGCCGCGCTGCTGGCCATTCCGGCCCTGGCCGCCAGCCCCGGCAACGACCCCGCCGCGCTCGCCAAGATCCGCGATACGGCGATGAGCAGCGATTACGCCTGGCAACGCACCGAAGACATGACCGACCTGATCGGGCCGCGCCTGTCCGGTTCGCCGGGCGCGGCGGCGGCGGTGACCCAGGTGGCGGAGGCCATGCGCAAGCTCGGCGCCAGGGTGACCTTGCAGCCGGTGAAAGTGCCGCACTGGGTGCGCGGCATCGAGACCGGCGAGCTGGTCGACTACACCGGCCGCCCGCAGGGCGTGACCCAGCGCGTGGTGCTGGCCGCGCTGGGCGGTTCGGGCGCGACCCCGGCCGAGGGCCTGGTGGCGCCGGTGCTGGTATTGAAAAGTTTCGACGAGCTCAAGACGCGCGCCGCGGAAGTGAAAGGCAAGATCGTGCTGTTCGACGTGGCCTTCGACCAGCACATGGCCGACCGCGGCCTGGCCGGCCACGCCTATGGACAGGGTTCGGCCTACCGCCGCAACGGCCCGCGCATGGCGGCCGAACTCGGCGCGGTCGGCGCGCTGGTGCGGTCGGTGGGCGGCGCGGCCTATCGCCTGCCACATACGGGCTCGTCGGGCCTGGTCGATGGCGCGCGCATTCCCGCCGCGGCCGTGACGGCGGAGGACTCGATGCTGATGGCGCGCCTGGCCAGGCGCGGCCCGCTGAGCATGAAGCTGGTGCTGACCCCGCAAAACCTTCCGGACGCCGACAGCTTCAATGTGATCGCCGACCTGCCGGGCACCGACAAGCCGGACGAGATCGTGATCGTCTCGGGCCACCTCGATAGCTGGGACCTGTCGCCGGGCGCGCATGACGATGCCGCGGCCGTCGCCAGCGCGATGGCCGTGTTCGACGTGCTCAAGAAGCTCGACTACCGCCCCCGCCGCACCATCCGCTTCATCGCCTGGATGAACGAAGAGAACGGCCAGCGCGGGGCGAGTACCTACCTTGCCGCCGAACAGGCGAACGCAGGCAAGCACTTTGGCGCCATCGAAAGCGATAACGGCGTCGGCCGTCCATTCGGCCTGCGCGCCAGCGTCATGCCACAGTCGGTCAAGCTGTTCGCACCCTTGCAGGCGGCACTGCAGCCGATCGGCGCCAATGTGTTCCAGCGCCAGGACGTGCTGGCGACCGGCGACCTGGCCGGCCTGGAGCGCGCGGGCGTGCCGAGCTTCGCGCCGGTGGTCGACACCTCGAGTTATTTCAACTACCACCACACGCCGGCCGACACCCTGGACAAGGTCGATCCCGACATCCTGCGCCGCCACGTGGCTCTGATGACGGCGACCGCCTGGTATCTGGCCAATATGGAGCAGGAGATCGGCCGGTCGAGCGTGCCGAAGCCCTGA
- a CDS encoding metallophosphoesterase, with translation MRPSRSFVVVLSLLALLLVYIGLRLLPDLGLGLAGNLAGTVALVVLGALVPVGLMSSSLRRRRWSGLVGWLGLLSMGLFSSLLVATLLRDLILLALLPFGALSPALVHASALAVPLVALAVTVVGYVNARRVARVVRVDVPIRGLPAALDGYAIVQISDIHVGPTIKRPYLNAIVNKVNALGADAIAITGDLVDGSVQRLAMHTEPLARLKANDGVFFVTGNHEYYSGALEWIAEVRRLGLTVLMNEHVVRRRGDAALVIAGVADFTAHHFHPEHKSDPQRAAHGAPPDAAARVLLAHQPRSAPEAAAAGFDLQLSGHTHGGQFFPWNLFVPLQQPFVAGLNRVRDMWVYTSRGTGYWGPPKRFGAPSEITLVRLVPA, from the coding sequence ATGCGCCCGAGCCGTAGCTTCGTCGTCGTCCTGTCCCTGCTGGCCTTGTTGCTGGTCTATATCGGCCTGCGCCTGCTGCCCGACCTGGGGCTGGGCCTGGCCGGCAATCTCGCCGGCACTGTCGCACTGGTCGTCCTGGGCGCGCTGGTGCCGGTTGGTCTGATGTCGTCTTCCCTGCGGCGGCGGCGCTGGTCGGGCCTTGTCGGCTGGCTGGGCCTGCTGTCGATGGGCCTGTTCTCGTCGCTGCTGGTCGCGACCCTGCTGCGCGACCTGATCCTGTTGGCGCTGCTGCCCTTCGGCGCGCTGTCGCCCGCGCTGGTCCACGCCAGCGCGCTCGCCGTTCCCCTCGTGGCGCTGGCGGTGACGGTGGTCGGCTACGTCAACGCGCGCCGGGTGGCGCGGGTGGTGCGGGTCGACGTGCCGATCCGCGGCCTGCCGGCCGCCCTCGACGGCTATGCCATCGTCCAGATCTCGGACATCCACGTCGGCCCCACCATCAAGCGGCCCTACTTGAACGCCATCGTCAACAAGGTCAATGCGCTGGGCGCGGACGCCATCGCGATCACCGGCGACCTGGTCGACGGCAGCGTGCAGCGTCTGGCCATGCATACCGAACCGCTGGCGCGCCTGAAGGCGAACGATGGGGTGTTCTTTGTCACCGGCAACCACGAATACTATTCCGGCGCACTGGAGTGGATTGCCGAGGTGCGGCGCCTGGGCCTGACGGTGCTGATGAACGAACACGTGGTGCGCCGGCGCGGCGACGCCGCCCTCGTCATCGCCGGCGTCGCCGACTTCACCGCCCACCATTTCCACCCCGAGCACAAGAGCGATCCGCAGCGCGCGGCCCATGGCGCGCCGCCGGACGCCGCGGCGCGGGTCTTGCTGGCCCACCAGCCGCGCAGCGCACCAGAGGCCGCCGCCGCCGGCTTCGACCTTCAATTGTCGGGCCATACGCACGGCGGCCAATTCTTCCCGTGGAACCTGTTCGTGCCGCTGCAGCAGCCCTTCGTCGCCGGCCTGAACCGGGTGCGCGATATGTGGGTGTATACCAGCCGCGGCACCGGCTACTGGGGACCGCCGAAGCGCTTCGGCGCGCCTTCCGAAATCACGCTGGTGCGGCTGGTGCCGGCCTGA
- a CDS encoding glycine zipper 2TM domain-containing protein yields MLKSTTLGAVLLAAVAVSPAAMAGDRGTNTAVGAVLGAVVGHTVGGTGGAVAGGVIGAAVGNSISTRDDRRHYGHHGGYYQSQPVYVQPRPVYVEPRPVYVQPRPVYVESRPVYVQPRPVYVQPRPVYVEQRGRGWDRHDRHDRHDRHDRWDRDDRRGYYR; encoded by the coding sequence ATGTTGAAATCGACAACCCTTGGTGCTGTGCTGCTGGCCGCTGTCGCGGTATCGCCGGCGGCAATGGCCGGTGATCGTGGTACCAACACAGCCGTCGGCGCGGTGCTCGGCGCCGTCGTCGGCCACACCGTCGGCGGTACCGGCGGCGCCGTCGCCGGCGGCGTGATCGGCGCGGCAGTGGGCAACTCCATCAGCACCCGCGACGACCGCCGTCATTACGGCCACCACGGCGGCTACTACCAGTCGCAACCGGTGTACGTGCAGCCGCGCCCCGTGTACGTGGAGCCGCGTCCGGTCTACGTGCAGCCGCGCCCGGTCTACGTGGAATCGCGTCCGGTGTACGTCCAGCCACGCCCGGTGTACGTGCAACCGCGCCCGGTCTATGTCGAGCAGCGCGGACGCGGCTGGGACCGGCATGATCGCCATGACCGGCACGACCGCCACGATCGCTGGGATCGCGACGACCGCCGCGGCTACTACCGCTAA
- a CDS encoding protein kinase domain-containing protein, with protein sequence MYEAGTVVSLAGGQYRLREALASSAYGVVWRADSLHATGSVALKLVNLEQMARAPSGLRARWLACAATEIAFLRGLAPWDGRHIVRLLDSGEHAGMPAMALELLDGDLAAWLQREAAHGRALAPDRALAWVGQVNQALAKVHANGWRYLDLKPGNLLLDGASDSVKLADFGTNRRLDDLRAHTYAGTANWQAPEQFFPDAGGYATEARTDYFALGGLLYYLVCGRLLRYSSACGQAWQAHGRDAAASLLAERHGRPAVLQADEAALFAGRLGAGAAAGLALLRALLAERPAERPRHALDISRGLADTLAAMQAAPLRSAA encoded by the coding sequence ATGTACGAAGCAGGCACCGTCGTTTCGCTGGCCGGCGGCCAGTATCGCTTGCGCGAGGCCTTGGCCAGTTCGGCCTATGGCGTCGTCTGGCGCGCCGACAGCCTGCACGCCACCGGCAGCGTCGCCCTCAAGCTGGTCAACCTGGAACAGATGGCGCGCGCGCCATCCGGCCTGCGCGCGCGCTGGCTGGCCTGCGCAGCCACCGAGATCGCCTTCCTGCGCGGCCTGGCGCCGTGGGACGGGCGCCACATCGTGCGCCTGCTCGACAGCGGCGAGCATGCCGGCATGCCGGCCATGGCGCTTGAACTGCTCGACGGCGACCTGGCCGCCTGGCTGCAGCGCGAAGCGGCGCATGGCCGCGCCCTCGCACCTGACCGCGCGCTGGCCTGGGTCGGCCAGGTCAACCAGGCGCTGGCCAAGGTCCATGCCAACGGCTGGCGCTATCTCGACCTCAAGCCCGGCAACCTCCTGCTCGACGGGGCGAGCGACAGCGTCAAGCTGGCCGATTTCGGCACCAACCGCCGCCTCGACGACCTGCGCGCCCACACCTACGCCGGCACCGCCAACTGGCAGGCGCCGGAACAGTTCTTCCCCGACGCCGGCGGCTACGCCACCGAGGCCCGCACCGACTACTTCGCCCTCGGCGGCCTGCTCTACTACCTGGTGTGCGGCCGCCTGCTGCGCTACAGCAGCGCCTGCGGCCAGGCCTGGCAGGCGCACGGGCGCGACGCCGCGGCCAGCCTGCTGGCCGAACGCCATGGCCGTCCCGCCGTGCTGCAGGCCGACGAAGCGGCGCTGTTCGCCGGCCGCCTGGGTGCCGGCGCCGCGGCCGGCCTGGCGCTGTTGCGCGCCCTGCTGGCCGAACGCCCCGCCGAGCGCCCGCGCCACGCGCTCGACATCAGCCGCGGCCTGGCGGACACGCTTGCCGCCATGCAGGCCGCGCCGCTACGGAGCGCCGCATGA
- a CDS encoding FtsW/RodA/SpoVE family cell cycle protein, producing the protein MKMQRPSLGSSLAWSLLALLCAVQLLALARAPAAWTPASIAVTLAPGEAIVLGRQELGAPRAAARQLVLRRALDGRWLLRNFEPRQPLVLRRGEARERSSELPLAAGQRIQAGALRLQVVAAEAGRVTLHDGEQTWTYDGATVLRDGEPQPACPDTPLSARAVAAWNRWLPQALSLARPVGLGGLLYCGNRIAAGALEAGDATLLRQADGRIALAARGAQPVLVASGAAWQDAARRELPLAGVDAFAVGRTLFTLADDGATLRLTPSRQVALAAAPSRLLPAAVSWRWERRDHFSLPAPPPLAWAAALAVLLAALALLAPQLRQRQDRVRPLAAALLAATAMLLLVSQRSAGAPGAAVSLLLGWAALWLAMLYPRRAALLPSSAVLLLGAGLLVQLEMGLGAGDTAWLRHFQNTTALLGLGLPGALLLLSCFARGAVSRPVTERVLLVFAGLALGGLLLQVCFGSETGVFDIQPFEFAKFALAALSAHCLALAAGGAGYERRDWRFWLHMAAPVLLFMFLLAAALVRVDDYSPLVLLLVWSGAMLLAWCASRGRRAALASIAVAACLLAAGGAAMRAGGDLLGAFGFYPERFQVWSEPTIHPHTGQQMLQGSRAIVQGGWFGADGLLGMATLGGAAGEALAIPAIQDDFAPSFLLHRHGLAAGLALWTLQALFLAALLRAAAGAWHGAQGARDFRRAWIGRFQCFALCGGAAFVAGHLLLSWGTNLAMFPIMGQPMSFLSAGGSHLLFFICPLLAFGMASNQFNEENPSCRSMSNTKS; encoded by the coding sequence ATGAAGATGCAGCGCCCATCCCTCGGCAGTTCCCTCGCCTGGTCCCTGCTGGCGCTGCTGTGCGCCGTGCAGCTGCTGGCCCTGGCCAGGGCGCCGGCCGCCTGGACCCCGGCCAGCATCGCCGTGACCCTGGCACCCGGCGAGGCGATCGTGCTGGGCCGCCAGGAACTGGGCGCCCCGCGCGCCGCCGCGCGCCAGCTGGTGCTGCGGCGCGCGCTCGATGGCCGCTGGCTGCTGCGGAACTTCGAGCCGCGGCAGCCGCTGGTGCTGCGCCGTGGCGAAGCGCGCGAGCGCAGCAGCGAGCTGCCGCTCGCTGCCGGCCAGCGCATCCAGGCCGGGGCCCTGCGCTTGCAGGTGGTGGCGGCCGAAGCCGGCCGGGTCACCCTGCACGACGGCGAACAGACCTGGACCTACGACGGCGCCACCGTGCTGCGCGACGGCGAGCCGCAGCCGGCCTGCCCCGACACGCCGCTATCGGCGCGCGCGGTTGCAGCCTGGAACCGCTGGCTGCCGCAGGCGCTCAGCCTGGCCCGTCCGGTGGGCCTGGGTGGCCTGCTCTACTGCGGCAACCGCATCGCCGCCGGCGCGCTCGAAGCGGGCGACGCCACCCTGCTGCGCCAGGCCGATGGCCGCATCGCCCTGGCGGCGCGCGGCGCCCAGCCGGTGCTGGTCGCGAGCGGCGCAGCCTGGCAGGACGCCGCCCGGCGCGAACTGCCGCTGGCCGGCGTGGACGCCTTCGCCGTCGGCCGCACCCTGTTCACCCTGGCCGACGACGGCGCCACCCTGCGCCTGACGCCGTCGCGCCAGGTCGCGCTGGCTGCCGCACCTTCCAGGCTGCTGCCCGCCGCGGTGAGCTGGCGCTGGGAACGGCGCGACCACTTTTCACTGCCCGCCCCACCGCCGCTGGCCTGGGCCGCGGCGCTCGCCGTGTTGCTGGCAGCCCTGGCGCTACTGGCGCCGCAGCTGCGCCAGCGCCAGGACCGCGTTCGTCCACTTGCGGCGGCGCTGCTGGCCGCCACCGCCATGCTGCTGCTGGTAAGCCAGCGCAGCGCCGGCGCGCCGGGCGCCGCCGTCTCGCTGCTGCTGGGATGGGCCGCGCTGTGGCTGGCCATGCTCTACCCGCGCCGCGCGGCGCTGCTGCCCTCCAGCGCCGTGCTGCTGCTCGGCGCCGGCCTGCTGGTGCAGCTCGAGATGGGACTGGGGGCGGGCGACACCGCCTGGCTGCGCCACTTCCAGAACACCACCGCGCTGCTGGGTCTCGGCCTGCCGGGCGCCCTGCTGCTGCTGTCCTGCTTCGCCCGCGGCGCCGTGTCGCGCCCGGTCACCGAGCGGGTGCTGCTGGTCTTCGCCGGGCTGGCACTGGGCGGCCTGCTGCTGCAGGTCTGCTTCGGCAGCGAGACCGGCGTGTTCGACATCCAGCCCTTCGAGTTCGCCAAGTTCGCGCTGGCCGCGCTCAGCGCGCACTGCCTCGCGCTGGCCGCCGGCGGCGCTGGATACGAGCGGCGCGACTGGCGCTTCTGGCTGCACATGGCGGCGCCGGTGCTGCTGTTTATGTTCCTGCTGGCGGCGGCGCTGGTGCGGGTCGACGATTATTCGCCGCTGGTATTGCTGCTGGTGTGGAGCGGCGCGATGCTGCTGGCCTGGTGCGCCAGCCGCGGACGGCGCGCGGCGCTGGCCTCGATCGCCGTCGCCGCCTGCCTGCTGGCGGCCGGCGGCGCGGCAATGCGCGCCGGCGGCGACCTGCTGGGCGCCTTCGGCTTCTATCCCGAGCGCTTCCAGGTCTGGAGCGAACCCACCATCCACCCGCACACCGGCCAGCAGATGCTGCAAGGCAGCCGCGCCATCGTCCAGGGCGGCTGGTTCGGCGCGGACGGGCTGCTCGGCATGGCGACCTTGGGCGGCGCGGCCGGCGAGGCACTCGCGATCCCCGCCATCCAGGACGACTTCGCGCCGTCCTTCCTGCTGCACCGCCACGGCCTGGCCGCGGGGCTGGCCCTGTGGACCCTGCAGGCGCTGTTCCTGGCGGCCCTGCTGCGCGCCGCCGCCGGGGCCTGGCATGGCGCCCAGGGCGCCCGGGACTTCCGGCGCGCCTGGATCGGCCGCTTCCAGTGCTTCGCCCTGTGCGGCGGCGCGGCCTTCGTCGCCGGCCACCTGCTGCTGTCGTGGGGCACCAACCTGGCGATGTTCCCGATCATGGGCCAGCCCATGAGCTTCCTGTCGGCGGGCGGTTCGCACCTGCTGTTTTTCATCTGCCCCCTGCTAGCGTTCGGCATGGCGAGCAACCAGTTCAACGAGGAGAATCCATCATGCCGGTCTATGTCCAACACGAAGTCCTAG
- a CDS encoding SH3 domain-containing protein gives MVSMTHVAAFGAALVLTLCACAWLTPRAWWRRPTARTLGVLGLGTAAGGTLLLALFGSPAAHPVVGPQPVLAAQAPMDSGADVPVAGARYRTHDALNLRVAGGVGAERLLVVPAGARVEATGRRDGDWWQVRATVDGQAVEGWASSLWLRRADEGRG, from the coding sequence ATGGTTTCCATGACCCACGTGGCCGCCTTTGGCGCCGCCCTGGTGCTGACCCTGTGCGCCTGCGCCTGGCTCACGCCGCGCGCCTGGTGGCGGCGCCCGACCGCGCGCACGCTGGGTGTGCTCGGACTCGGCACGGCGGCCGGCGGGACCTTGCTGCTGGCCCTGTTCGGCAGCCCGGCCGCGCACCCGGTCGTCGGCCCGCAACCGGTCCTCGCCGCGCAGGCGCCGATGGATTCCGGCGCCGACGTGCCGGTGGCGGGCGCGCGCTACCGCACGCACGATGCGCTCAACCTGCGGGTGGCGGGCGGGGTCGGCGCCGAACGCCTGCTGGTGGTGCCTGCGGGCGCGCGGGTCGAGGCGACCGGCCGCCGCGACGGCGACTGGTGGCAGGTACGGGCAACAGTCGACGGCCAGGCGGTCGAAGGCTGGGCCAGCAGCCTGTGGCTGCGGCGGGCGGACGAAGGCCGCGGTTAG
- a CDS encoding MarC family protein: MTLELILAVARSFLFVLVTMLPILNPAATAPIFLSMTEGASPATRTLLARRIARNMFWLMTGSMLIGSYVLDFFGISLPIVRVGGGLILASVAWRLLGATPSTPDSRAALAEAFTPDHAQRQAFYPLTFPISCGPASIAVAITVGVALHDAQIVISLARMGGALVALAVIGVLLYLAFRYGEHFLRFIGEAGTAVFLRLTAFILLCLGVQIVWDGLRELLLEVMSVPTHMATVRAIVGG, translated from the coding sequence ATGACCCTCGAGTTGATACTGGCCGTGGCCAGGAGTTTTTTGTTCGTACTGGTGACCATGCTGCCGATCCTGAATCCGGCCGCCACGGCGCCGATCTTCCTGAGCATGACCGAAGGCGCCTCGCCCGCGACCCGCACGCTGCTGGCGCGCCGCATCGCGCGCAATATGTTCTGGCTGATGACGGGCTCGATGCTCATCGGTTCGTATGTACTGGACTTCTTTGGCATCTCGCTGCCCATCGTCCGCGTCGGCGGCGGCCTGATCCTCGCGTCCGTGGCGTGGCGCCTGCTCGGGGCGACGCCGAGCACGCCGGACAGCCGGGCGGCGCTGGCCGAGGCCTTCACGCCCGACCATGCCCAGCGCCAGGCCTTCTATCCGCTGACCTTTCCGATCAGCTGCGGTCCGGCCTCGATCGCGGTCGCCATCACGGTGGGCGTCGCCCTGCACGACGCGCAGATCGTGATCTCGCTGGCGCGCATGGGCGGCGCACTGGTGGCGCTGGCCGTCATCGGCGTGCTGCTGTATCTCGCGTTCCGCTACGGCGAACACTTCCTGCGTTTCATCGGCGAAGCCGGAACGGCGGTCTTCCTGCGCCTGACCGCCTTCATCCTGCTGTGCCTCGGCGTGCAGATCGTCTGGGATGGCTTGCGCGAACTGCTGCTCGAGGTCATGTCCGTCCCCACGCACATGGCGACGGTGCGCGCGATCGTTGGTGGTTAG
- a CDS encoding trypco2 family protein: MARFELADVLQHISTQLQEADRAARQRGAPVMQFEECEVEFAVKVEASGSAGLKVWVMEFGAAAKREQANTIRVKYKAIPGQAMQASQTVLDLPPPAPAIVRQSGKKARSSANNSE, encoded by the coding sequence ATGGCGCGGTTCGAACTGGCGGATGTGCTACAGCACATCTCGACGCAACTGCAAGAAGCCGATCGTGCGGCGCGACAGCGTGGCGCTCCCGTCATGCAGTTCGAGGAATGCGAAGTCGAATTCGCGGTGAAGGTCGAGGCCAGCGGTAGCGCCGGCCTGAAGGTATGGGTCATGGAATTCGGCGCGGCGGCCAAGCGCGAGCAGGCAAACACGATCAGGGTCAAGTACAAGGCGATTCCGGGGCAGGCCATGCAGGCGAGCCAGACGGTGCTGGATCTTCCTCCGCCTGCGCCTGCGATCGTGCGCCAGTCCGGCAAGAAGGCGCGTTCATCCGCGAACAACAGTGAGTAG
- a CDS encoding GNAT family N-acetyltransferase produces the protein MDIRPLVDTDIPMLAPAIAALLRELALEFIVHESTPEGAATFLAENDQMGVRTFLALGHVYHVALDDGQLAGFIAIRDNSHLFHLFVGKRWHGRGLARKLWNVARATAIVRGGDGNFTVNASNHAVPVYERFGFVRVGPMQCAKGLYFNPMRLGWADGDAG, from the coding sequence ATGGACATCCGACCGCTGGTCGATACCGATATCCCTATGCTGGCCCCGGCCATCGCGGCCCTGCTGCGCGAACTGGCGCTCGAGTTCATCGTGCATGAATCGACGCCCGAAGGCGCCGCGACCTTCCTGGCCGAGAACGACCAGATGGGCGTGCGCACATTCCTGGCGCTGGGCCATGTGTATCACGTGGCGCTCGACGACGGCCAACTGGCGGGGTTTATCGCGATCCGCGACAACAGCCATTTGTTCCACCTGTTCGTCGGCAAGCGCTGGCATGGACGGGGATTGGCGCGCAAGCTGTGGAACGTGGCGAGGGCGACGGCCATCGTGCGTGGCGGCGACGGCAACTTCACGGTCAATGCGTCGAACCATGCGGTGCCGGTGTACGAGCGTTTCGGCTTCGTGCGGGTCGGGCCGATGCAGTGCGCGAAGGGACTGTACTTCAATCCCATGCGGCTGGGATGGGCGGATGGCGACGCCGGTTGA
- a CDS encoding MFS transporter, with protein MTTEPDPPYHGPTVPKAILPRVFHPAAGAAPRLRIPLTQPLRHARYRRIWLANLVSNLGTWIQTFAAVWLVASLSQSASIAALVQTATYAPVFLFALLTGVLADAVHRPKFLCRQRVLGPGGRCLGRARRPGGGRRLRGAQCAGANGR; from the coding sequence TTGACGACCGAGCCGGACCCACCCTACCATGGTCCGACCGTGCCGAAAGCGATCCTGCCGCGTGTCTTCCATCCTGCCGCCGGCGCCGCCCCCAGGCTCCGCATCCCCCTGACCCAGCCGCTGCGCCATGCCCGCTACCGCCGCATCTGGCTCGCCAACCTGGTCTCCAATCTCGGTACCTGGATACAGACCTTCGCTGCGGTCTGGCTGGTGGCCTCCCTGTCGCAATCGGCTTCGATCGCCGCGCTGGTCCAGACCGCGACCTATGCGCCAGTCTTCCTGTTCGCGCTGCTGACCGGCGTGCTGGCCGACGCCGTGCACCGGCCCAAGTTCCTGTGCCGGCAGCGTGTTCTGGGGCCTGGTGGCCGATGCCTGGGGCGTGCGCGCCGCCCTGGCGGTGGCCGGCGCCTGCGTGGTGCTCAATGCGCTGGCGCTAATGGGCGGTAA
- a CDS encoding PP2C family protein-serine/threonine phosphatase, whose protein sequence is MPVTLADFRFAPCFDVAVASRIGCGPATRAENQDNFVVIDFDGRACRLQDQRALCLTVDGWPAGHGRLAVLDGMGGHGHGREAAEALAAALLAMPPCATPEELGERLDAIHAGLQARFAVEGESTARPGTTLTLLELRAGGAPLLYHVGDSRLYELDAMRATPLSVDHVPATVAALAGRLDEAGWWRQVHGRHAPQIAQAVILGNAFADPARLSDPLFALTPNNLPCWLGHLADRRALSLRPGAAYLLATDGFWSCTQPDGFVAGWPALLHDGPDAATLVERLFGLLENDPPAGLQPDNLTALVVRPLARHADETALPVEADHTVI, encoded by the coding sequence ATGCCAGTCACCCTCGCCGATTTCCGCTTCGCCCCCTGTTTCGACGTGGCGGTCGCCAGCCGCATCGGCTGCGGCCCCGCCACGCGCGCCGAAAACCAGGACAACTTCGTCGTCATCGACTTCGATGGCCGCGCCTGCCGGCTGCAAGACCAGCGAGCGCTCTGCCTGACCGTCGATGGCTGGCCGGCCGGGCATGGCCGGCTGGCGGTGCTGGACGGCATGGGCGGCCACGGCCATGGGCGCGAGGCGGCCGAAGCGCTGGCGGCGGCCCTGCTCGCCATGCCGCCCTGCGCCACGCCGGAAGAACTGGGCGAGCGGCTGGACGCCATCCACGCCGGCCTGCAGGCGCGCTTCGCCGTCGAGGGCGAAAGCACGGCGCGCCCCGGCACCACGCTGACCCTGCTCGAGCTGCGGGCCGGCGGCGCGCCGCTGCTGTACCACGTCGGCGACTCGCGGCTGTACGAACTCGATGCCATGCGCGCCACGCCGCTCAGCGTCGATCACGTGCCGGCCACCGTCGCCGCCCTCGCCGGCCGCCTCGACGAAGCGGGCTGGTGGCGCCAGGTGCACGGGCGCCACGCGCCGCAGATCGCCCAGGCCGTCATTCTCGGCAATGCCTTCGCCGACCCGGCGCGCCTGTCCGACCCGCTGTTCGCCCTGACGCCGAACAACCTGCCGTGCTGGCTGGGCCACCTGGCGGACCGCCGCGCGCTGTCGCTGCGGCCCGGCGCGGCCTATCTGCTGGCCACCGACGGCTTCTGGTCCTGCACCCAGCCGGACGGTTTCGTCGCCGGCTGGCCGGCGCTGCTGCACGACGGCCCGGACGCGGCGACCCTGGTCGAACGCCTGTTCGGCCTGCTGGAAAACGATCCGCCGGCCGGCCTGCAGCCCGATAACCTGACCGCACTGGTCGTGCGTCCGCTCGCCCGCCACGCGGACGAAACCGCGCTGCCGGTGGAAGCGGACCATACCGTCATTTAG